From a single Corallococcus caeni genomic region:
- a CDS encoding transposase: MVPTLTATLGLKGERPVIGTRDCKDVVHTFASANVTTGEVTSRLYGSRTQKRRKDGLSKTKRMQVAFAHHLLDVARTYPADAYPEVILVIDNAPWHRGRPVDWALGRYPHLTLYRLPPYSPQLQPIERLWRPLRQRATHNVLFDEMTELQNALRSGLGYYRARPQAVLSLLGSLWSPTQSAEA, encoded by the coding sequence ATGGTGCCCACGCTGACGGCCACCTTGGGCCTCAAGGGCGAGCGCCCCGTTATCGGCACCCGCGACTGCAAGGACGTGGTGCACACGTTTGCCTCGGCCAACGTCACCACCGGCGAGGTAACGAGCCGACTGTACGGCAGTCGCACCCAGAAACGCCGCAAGGATGGGCTGTCGAAGACGAAGCGGATGCAGGTGGCCTTTGCCCACCACTTGCTCGACGTCGCTCGGACCTACCCAGCCGACGCGTACCCTGAAGTCATCCTCGTCATCGACAACGCGCCTTGGCACCGCGGACGTCCGGTGGACTGGGCTTTGGGCCGCTACCCACACCTGACGCTGTACCGGCTGCCACCCTACAGTCCGCAACTGCAGCCCATTGAGCGACTGTGGCGCCCTCTGCGCCAGCGTGCCACGCACAATGTCCTCTTCGACGAGATGACCGAGCTTCAGAATGCTCTGCGCTCGGGGCTGGGCTACTACCGCGCCCGGCCCCAAGCAGTGCTCAGTCTTCTCGGCTCACTCTGGAGCCCGACTCAATCAGCCGAGGCGTGA